In one Dermatophilaceae bacterium Sec6.4 genomic region, the following are encoded:
- a CDS encoding cellulase family glycosylhydrolase, which yields MRPFSKLKLVVTAMALTAAILTTTGTAKARPPSTDKPAFGATFHGVWNYSTDAERNTALQRFKNSGGTWIRTDLMWSDIEPSRGTYDAAALARYDNAVNLASAKGLKVLAVISTTPAWAHQGSSDILAPPSDPATYAAFAASMAQRFKGKVNAIELWNEPNSSDFFTPSSEGNRVRDYFAMEKAAYVAVKGADPTMTVMAAGVSYVDDAWWSKLYQLGISRYTDAVAVHPYMSPSNLPPSAPDAGGIWRINHLPALIAVMTKYGDATKPIWLTEFGWSSHSSPSPENWNQGVTEAQQAQYLQGTLELLSAQYPQVTNVFWYNLRDRTDSTPQENNYGLLNTDLSPKPAMATLYKIYRLRGGWPPS from the coding sequence ATGCGCCCATTCTCGAAGCTGAAACTCGTCGTCACCGCGATGGCTCTGACCGCCGCGATACTCACCACGACCGGGACTGCCAAGGCCCGGCCACCGTCGACCGACAAGCCCGCATTCGGGGCCACGTTCCACGGCGTGTGGAACTACTCCACGGATGCCGAACGCAACACAGCGCTCCAACGGTTCAAGAACAGTGGGGGGACGTGGATCCGGACCGACCTCATGTGGTCCGATATCGAGCCCTCCCGGGGCACCTACGACGCTGCTGCACTGGCGCGGTACGACAACGCCGTGAACCTCGCATCGGCCAAGGGTTTGAAGGTGCTCGCCGTCATCTCCACCACCCCCGCCTGGGCCCACCAGGGCAGCTCGGACATTCTCGCGCCGCCCAGTGACCCGGCGACCTACGCAGCGTTCGCCGCGAGCATGGCCCAACGCTTCAAGGGCAAGGTGAACGCGATCGAGCTGTGGAACGAGCCCAACAGCAGCGACTTCTTCACCCCGTCCTCAGAGGGCAACCGCGTGCGGGACTACTTCGCAATGGAGAAGGCGGCCTACGTCGCGGTCAAGGGCGCCGACCCGACCATGACGGTCATGGCCGCCGGCGTCTCCTACGTGGATGACGCCTGGTGGAGCAAGCTGTATCAACTGGGAATCAGCCGGTACACGGATGCGGTCGCGGTCCACCCCTACATGAGTCCCTCGAACCTGCCACCGTCAGCACCTGATGCCGGTGGGATCTGGAGAATCAACCACCTACCTGCCCTGATCGCGGTGATGACGAAGTACGGCGATGCCACGAAGCCCATCTGGTTGACCGAGTTCGGGTGGTCTTCGCACTCATCGCCCTCGCCGGAGAACTGGAACCAGGGCGTCACCGAGGCTCAGCAGGCGCAGTACCTGCAGGGCACCCTGGAACTGCTGAGCGCCCAGTATCCGCAGGTGACCAACGTCTTCTGGTACAACCTGCGGGACAGAACTGACAGCACGCCGCAGGAGAACAACTACGGGCTGCTGAACACCGACCTGTCACCGAAACCGGCAATGGCCACGCTCTACAAGATCTACCGGCTGCGCGGGGGCTGGCCACCCTCCTGA